TGATATTTCATAATCTTGTACGTTTgtattgattttttccccctctccctgtcagaggaggatgatgatgaagaggatgataaTGAGGAGGTGAAGGATAAGACCTTACCCAAGTGGAGGATCTGGCTGGACGTGGAGTCCTCACGAGAGGCCAAACACTGGTTACCATGGAGACCTGACCAAAGCAAAGGGCAATCGGAGGAGGACTGCGAGGATCCTGAGAGACAGGTGCTGCGAGCTGCTCCCTCATACATACTAATTTTCATCTctcagttttttttccctctctcacactctttgtctctgtctataCTATCTTTTATGgatgttggtctctctctctctctctctctctctctctctctctctctctctctctctctctctctctctctctctctctctctctctctctctctctatttcactctgtctgtctgtttctctctctccatcactcactccctctcactcttgcttatcatcatcacacacacacagatgtgctcaGCCTCATAATCCTGCACAGCCTTTGTAGCAATAGATACAAGTTGTCCACATACATACCTGAATATGTCCTCCTCCGGTGTTGTCTGATCTGATCTTGACCCCCTGCCTGACTGTCACCTGTCTGCCCCCGACCCGACCCAACACCCCTGCAGGTGCTTTTTGATGACATCGGGCCCTCCATGATCCGGCTGACCCGCCCTGACCTCCAGCTGCGGCTGCTTTGCGGCTTCCTGCACTTCCTGGGGCTCCCCGTCACCACCTCcatcttctccaccaccaccaccagcagctccCCCAgcgccagccccagccccagccatcACTACCAGGGGAGCTCCATCAGCCTGCTCCTGGATGATCTCTCCCTGCTGCAGGACCAGTGGGACCCTGCCCGGCCCTTGACCTCCATCAGCCCGTCCTGGAATTCCTCTGCGGTGGGAGGAGGGGTGGCCCATGTGGGTCGCACAGGTGTCCTGGGGGGCGAGCCCTGGAGCAAGCAGGCGGTGGGGCTGGGCAAGGACGGAGAGGAGTTTGTGCAGAACGTGCTGCAACAGATCGCGCCGTTAGTGGCTGCGGCTGAGGACAGGGCCGTGCTTCACCTCAGCTGGCTGCAGTACGGGAAGCTCAAGGTGAGCAGTGTTACTAGATTTGGCAGTTTTCCACCCAATTGGTCTGTTTCGGATGACCGTCTGAAGGTAAAAAGGGATATTAGGCGCtttttttttctgtagattttATGGCCATAGGAGAAATCAATAGAGTTTATTTAGGGATTTATTgcctccaggtgggttttgagcgtgttttgggatggaaatcatctcaaatctggcaaccctgaaggtGAGAGGGCAGCAGCAGTGCCACTGTGATGGGACCGACTGGTGGCTGGTCGGTTGCTTTCATCTTTACCACCCCTACATGAAGCGCAGAACTGTTTTTGGCCTTGTTTCAGGTTCCTGCGGTGTGATGTGGCTGGTACTTAGCTTGTCAAAAACAGGAATCTGAACATTTCAACTTTAAAATAACTTTTTAAGTTGACTTTGTGTCTGTAAACTAAACCTGTGTCGTTCTCTAGTGGAAAACCTGAAATGTAGTAGTACTTCTGTCCACTCAAACCGGTTTTAGTATGTACTAGAGAATGTGATAACATAGACCGTCATATGTTACTGGTAGATTTTTAGTCACCATCATCTGCAGACCTAGAGCTTTTCTTGTCTTTGTAACTATTGATCCCAAGGGAGAAATTCAGGAATTCAGGAAGAGCAATTAGCACTTAAATATGGACTGTACttacatgtacagtagatgtaaTAGAAGTTTGATGTGATATTGAAACAAACCAATTTAGTAGTTTTTGTCTTTCAGAATAACACTTACGTTTCTACAGTActactgtctctactctcctGACTCCTCGTAGGCCTTACATTTTCCCGCAAATAACAATCAATTTCTTCCATGCTGCCTctgctctccttcctcctctcaggTGCTGAGGTGTGTGCAGAGTGGCAACAAGAAGCGCCTGCGCATCCAGGGCAAGCGCAGCAAGCGGCTGGCCAAGCGCCTGCTGAAGGAGCCCGAGAACCGCGGGCGCCTGGACCTGTGGCGCGAGTACGCCCAGCTGGAGTGGCTGCAGGGCAACCTGGAGGAGGCCCGCAAGGTCTTCGACACCGCCCTGGCCATGGGCGTGTCCCGAGGCCTCAAGGACCCCGCCCTCTGCCACCTCGGCCTGCTCTACGGCCAACTGGAGGCGGAGGAAGCGTGGCGTAGCGGGGAAGGAGGAAGTGCTGCGGGAATGGCGGCCGCGTCCTCTGCCGCGGTGCACATTCTGACCAAACTGGCTGAGGAAGACACGTACGCTGCCTTTGCAGGACAGGTGTCCACGGTAGCAATTCTCAAAGCCAGGAAGTCCTATGAGCAAGCTGTGGACATCTGCCTAGCTGGACTAGAGGCCGGCCGTGCTAGTAAGAAGGGCCAGCGCTTAGCAGGGCTCGTTGGCTGCTATGCCCTTTTCCAGTATCTGACGATGGGCATCGATGCTGCTAACGCTGTGTACAGACAAGCTAGAGAGAGACTGGAGCAGCAGGCTAGCATTACCCAGCAGAACACTGTGGTTGATAGTGCTAGTGCAAGTGCTAGGGCTAGTGCTAATAGTATTAGCATGGTTGCGGATTGTGAGGCCCTTGCTGTTCAACACGCAGCGCTGTTGCGCCACCACACCAGCGTCTCCGTGTTTCCGCTGGTTCACCTCAGGGAGGCGCTCACCGCAGCCCTGACTCGCTTCCCCACCAGTGCCCCCTTGTGGCATTTATACGTACAGGCGGAGGCGCGGTACCACAGCGCCGGACGGGCGCGGAGGTTCTTCCACAGCGTCATGAAGGGTGGCCGGAGTGTGGTGCCTTACCTGTTCGCCGTGTGGGCGGAACAGGGGAGGAAGGAGTTGATAGACTCTGTGCAGAGGTGAGACCCAGTGGCGTGCGCAGACAtgttgggggcaggtgctgaagggggtgttgggggcatgtggaactttcgTCTGCCTTACTAGGCCTGATGGAAAGTGTGTGAACCCATCGTGTTGTTTTGGAAATACTGGCATATTACAAAATAGTACGCGTATATATTTTTCACACCATGATCTCATTGCCCAACTCGCATTTCAACTAGAAGCAGGGTACTGTAGCTATACGAGCCAATGGTTTGTTTTCAGATATGGTAATCTTTTTTGTTTGATTCAAAAATAAGATGTTTTGCTTTGTTACCATTGTCTCGCAGGTCCGGTAACCCTACAGGAGCGCTCCCTACATTACCAGAAAACGGCCTGAGTAATCGCATTCGTTCGCTGTTTGAGGTAGCCACCGCAAAAGAGGTGGGGTCCCAGTGTCCACTGCTATGGAGGATGTACCTTAAGTTCATGGTAAGACATTACTTTAGCAGAGGTGTAAATGTAAATTCATGGTGGAAGTACACTTGCACATGATCTGAGCTGTCAAACAAttaactccattgtacctaatgaggtacagTAGATGGACTGTGTCACTgataaacactgaaaacctaaaaagaacccaccacaaacttgatccaaccagtgcgcGAGTCAGCTGATCTTAAGACAactaccagtgttgggcaagttactcgtaaactaatgcattactgattacatgttactgtcatttcaaaataatcccttacactacaatattactatatttaaaatgcaaGGCATTACACTAAATTtgcattacttaaagggacactccacccatttgcattaggctttccattgtctagatgtaacggaggctaactagcacagagttggcgtggaacgttggtaaacctccctccgatagcctcatacagtctcgtgccgttgggccgagagactagtctcttggcccagcggtatcgtactgtgtctcccattgccgaaacgttgtagttgacgaggtcgcgcgttcgatccccgaggggggtgaacaggtgcaagatgacctccgtcacagtggtgccgtgacccggatgggagtgaggtttaaagggggagagtgtaacggaggctaactagcacagagttggcgtggaacgttggcaAACCCCCGAGGggcgatccccgaggggggtgaacaggtgcaagatgacctccgtagacacccagtcatacttttgaatggtcgtgcaacactctctcaattccccccgagacaggagaaatccgtattcacctcttaacacttcctcatacaatgatgtaaaaatcgtcattttgcatcattgtaggaggaagtttaagagaggtggatttctgttgagactacaagcctttttcccaccctctGAACCccacccatagggggttggacctaatgcgctaacagacctatcacagatcagtgtgccagtgcttttgaaatcactggcattgaggctccagtaagtcactggcagagctgcctgggtgtggcctgtggaacttgagcattgcagtgcattatggggattgttgtcacaaatccacaagcactaaaaagtaattttctgccttttctcggccaagaaggcaccaaattagacatttatgctactattctactacatatatgacccactttcaatacatattcatgtctccaccggtggaatgcccctttaagttaCTTTCGCCTAAAGAACTGTcagcctaaatatggatctggcaatttattacagtgtgaaTCAAGCTCATGATTCATGACTATTtgacctcccatccaggaggtctttttggcagcatgcagactaaaaactatcaggttcaggaatagcttctttctgacccaccacactgaataccactaaaatccaggtcattgtaatgcattgtaacttaagttatttagcattgtaactaagtaaatattacacatttttgccctgtaataccttacattactgcattacagcaaaaagtaatgcattacagtaatgaaTTACTTCTGTAATGCATTACCGCCCAACACCGACAACTACACACGTCCGGTGGTTAGTAGATAACTCAGATAGGTTCGcatttggaaggaaactgtttcgttttttacttttgacacctctgcactttAGGAATGATAACTCTCTCTTAACTGTGGCAACTGTTTTGGCAGGAATGGTTTTGTCACTGAGTGTAAACTGCTTAGTCACATTTTCTGAAAGGTACAAATAGGATGAAACGGTATTTGCAGAAAGTCATAAgtcttttgttgtattttattgttgAGAAGAGGTGGAAAGTAAAGATGTGCTAATACATTTACCACAATGCAGAAGTGAATGAAATGTTTGATGTGCATTTTCAAGCGTGAGTGTTATTTGTTGCTGTCCTCACAGGCCTCTGAGGGAAACATGGAGAGGGCCAAAGGGATCTTCTACAAAGCTCTTCAGAACGTCCCCTGGGCCAAGGTACACACATGCCAAATGCTCTGTCTAGAATCAATCACTTGGAGAAATAAAGGACAGTGCGCTAATCGCCATCACATGCTGAGGAAGAGATTGCTTAGCCTGAAGCGTGGACTAATAGACCAGTAAACATCTGAGATTGCTTTTCAATTACTTCTTCAGATTATCTATGTTAAGTGGAATTCAGCACAGTTAAAACACATTTATGAACTATCAACAGGCAATGGTGTGAGTTTGTCTCTTCCACTTCTCTCGAATGAACACAGTCAAGGCCACTTGAGTGCATTCCAAGTTCCATGCTCAACTTAACTGTTATGAGTGCACTATCTGGGTCTTTTGGCAAACATCAGTTTAAGAAACCCTCAACTTGTAAAGTGATTTTACAGTCATCACCGCAAAAAAATGATTACGTTAAAACCTATATTTTAATTGACTTATACACTACAATATgatcttaacgtgtgtgtgtgtgtgtgtgtgtgtgtgtgtgtgtgtgtgtgtgtgtgtgtgtgtgtgtgtgtgtgtgtgtgtgtgtgtgtgtgtgtgtgtgtatgacgtcaGGGGCTGTACATGGATGCCGTGCTGCTGTTCCCAGATTCGGTCACTGAGTTCCTGGACCTGATGACTGAGAAGGAGCTGCGTCTGAGAGCGcccatggaggaggtggagatccTCCTGGAGGACTAACGCTAACTGGCTCTTCCCATGATGCAATGCAGTGAGGAAACAAAGAAATCCTGCTGAAGAATTTGGACCTCTCAGCACCACGATACTGATTTCTTGACTGTTGTTGCCATTGAAGTTTAAAATACCTTGTTTTCCTCCCATCACTGTGACAACCAAGGTCTCAAGTATAGCCCAGCTACCTCAGCTGAGTTGGTAGGGCAGTACTTTGTGTttaaaaatagaaagagaaaaaggtgAACATAGATGTGCTTCAATAATGAAAATGTTTCTAAATTTCTAATAAAATTATTTTttgaaattaacatttttaacatgttttgttgtttattAGTTATATTGTGCTAAAATATAACCCCAGGGCCTTTGGTCTTTAGAGGCATTAGTATACTGTACGTACCTATGGTTTATTTATACGTCACATCTTTATTCAGGCCATGGTAATTGTTGCTAGACGATTAAATAAGCATACATTTACAAACATACATTTGGGAAGGCTAAAGAGATCCACTGCTTCAAGTAATCAGATGTCCCCAGTAGGACAGCATGTTTAGTGGGCAATCAGTTAACAGCACTGTCGATTCATGAAAATAAAAAGTGCCATACAAATTCACACTGGTTTGTAAAATGACACTGTCCGGACTGGCACATGTCTTCCTAATTGAATTAGTCTCAACACTTTTAACAGAATTTCAGTCCTCCTGTGACACATTATCCCTTTTTGATGTGTTGTACTCTGGGGCTCTTTCTGTTCATGAAATGACAGTTAAAAGACTAATAAAGTGTACAAATCTGTTATCCTCAGCAGGATGGAATTTAATTACTGATACTGAATTTAACTCTTGTCATCAATACTCCTTAACTTAACATTTGTGATGGTCATTCTGTGGTTCTAAGTTGGTACAAGTCAGAGAAAGATGGACTGGAGAAATCAGTCTCTTGGAAACCATGGCCTGATTGCTTCCATACAATCCATGAACCATTGTGAAAGCTAAAATGAGTTGAAATCCCATACCACCACATTCATGGTGTGTATACACtttcaggggggaaaaaacagacacatacaagATTTCAGAGTTCAAGTTTTTATTTATAGTTTGGAGAAATGACTGGCAAACAGCTGTAAAGATTTCATGGCTAATACTCAAAGTAAcacgtacaaaaaaaaaaatagactgtTGAAGGAGGACTCATAGGTAAAGTCCCTCTGGTGTGCCCTCCTGCTTCTTGTACAGCACATTCTCTTTGGACTTCTTGAAGTCCTCGTTCGTCACCTTCATCCTCCTTTCCCTCAATGCCATCAGCCCTGCTTCCGTACAAATGGCCTGAAATAGAcataagaggaagagaggagcgcaTTAGGTTGTGCTGGGAGGATAGGGAGAGATACAGTAATGAGAGCGAGAGGGgccagagaaagagggacagagacaacAAAACAAATTCGTCATGTAACCACCAGTCCTGCTTCCGTGCAAATGGCCTGAAATGGGCAttaaaggaaggaagacagtattaagttgtgcttggaggatagagacagacacacacaggcagacacggaccgagagaaatagagacagaaacGTATCAAAACAAATTTGGCCCGTAATTGAGGCATCTGTCAGATGGGGTGCCAGCCATTCCCTCTCTGAGGAAATGGAGACGTCTGAAGTGTGAAGGCTCTAATAGCCCAGCGCGGGATTAGGAGGCGATGGAGGAGCTGACATTTCAAAGAGTTTGTGTGAGGAATGGGCAGATGTGCCAGCAGTGAGCACCTCACAGCTGATTCGTGGTGCATTGCAAATTTGCAATGTGTGCGCATATAAAAGTTACTGAGTGTTTTTTTACCCCACTAATGATTAGACAGCTGTCTGGCTGTGTACGATAAAGCTTCAGAGATAAAGTGATCAACAGGCGGCGCTTGATGGCAGGGAAGACAAAGGGGTCTGGTCCCAGTGACAGGGGCCCCCCAGAATTTAAGAATTAAATCTCAGGACgcccttgtaaaagagatttttttaaatcaaaaggGTCTATTTtccaggttaaaaaaaaagaaaaaagaattgggaccccattacgtAGTATGGGGGTAGTTAGGGGGCTTTCAGATAACTATGTCTCGGTCCCAGCTAAAGTTATCAACGGCCCTGTTTTGCTGGGGCAGTCTGACCTTTATGTCTGCTCCCGAAAGGTCATCCTTGGCCAGGATGAGGTCATCTAAGGTCACGTCATCCGCAACTGTCATGCGGCTGGTGTGGATCTGGAAGATGCGGCGCTTAGTTTTCTCATCCGGAAGAGGAAACTCGATTTTACGATCAATTCGAcctttgagagaaagagaagagaggaaagagaaaaacatCAGAAAAGTCAGTCATTGTTAGCTGAAACATACATCAAGAGTCAGGATTTCGTAGCTTGACCTGGTGATTACTTCACAAGTCCAGAGTACAACTATAATGGTGCTGAAGTATtgttttgctttttaaataaATGCTCATTTCAATCTTTTAATTCATTATTATACATAAATGAGATAACCCTTTTAACTTCAGAAAATGGTTAATATCATCTGCCAACCTTAACCATAGTCCTAATTCAACATAGGGTCCATAACTGACCTACAAGGGTATAATAGACAGTTATAAACGCCTTATAACATGCCATGAGGCAATCTGATCATTACCTGGTCGGATCAGGGCTGGGTCCAGAGTCTCGATTCTGTTGGTGGCCATAATGACCTTCACGTCACCTCTAGAGtcaaatccatccaactggttCAAAAGCTCTAACATAGTCCTCTGGATCTCCCGCTCACCACCCGAGTTAGAGTCATACCTGCAGGCATACACAATTTGTTCGCACTTTGAAACAATACATTCATGTGACCCCAATGACATGGATATCAACAGTAAAAACAAATGTAATAGGTAAGTATActatttcattcaaataaattCCACATCAATGATAATGTTATTACATAAAACCTTATGGTAACAGTTCGTAATACGTAATACAGTTCGTAATTTAATCAGTTCATAGATATCAAACTAGCTCGTGACTCGTGTTCTCTCTGAAGCCATTTCCCTGAAAGCAATGCCCTCTGACCTCTTTGTTCCGATGGCGTCGATCTCATCAATGAAGACGATGGAGGGCGCGTGCTCTTCTGCCACTCTGAAGAGCTCTCGGACCAGCTTAGGCCCGTCGCCCAGGTACTTCTGGATGAGCTCTGACCCGACGACACGCAGGAATGTGGCAGAGGTCTGGTTGGCCACGGCTTTAGCCAGCAGCGTCTTGCCTTAAAAGGGAAAACCGACGTTTTAGATTGCCGTTACAAAATTCTGAAGAGTAAATGTACATGTTGAGCCACACATTTATGTGCCGCTATGTCTTATGTGTTATTTATGTCATGATTTGTAAGTTACTTTGGATATGTGTATGTAAATGTAAtatacacatagtacacacatttGGAGCGCACTTCATGTTCTTTTTAATgagccactttggataaaagtgtcagataaatatgatgtaatgtaatgaaagacTTTGCTATTTTCAATAATAAACTGAACGCAGTTCTCCTGTATCTCACCTGTGCCTGGTGGCCCATACAGGATGACTCCTTTGGGTGGCTTGATGCCCATCTCCTCATAATACTCTGGGTGTGTGAGAGGTAGCTCTACGGATTCCTAAGAGTGCACAAACAAATCCTGGCTTAGAGGTAGATTAAAGTGATAAGGTGTACCTTGGAGAAATTGGTTCGTTGCACTGAAAATGCCATCTACTCAGAAAATCAAATCGATATTATAGATTACATGCACATCTCTCCAACGGACTAAAATGTCTTCCGGgaccactcaaacacaaacacattccatATTTTATATACAGCTAAAAAAAACACTATTGCCTGAACCGTAGAATCGTTTACAATCAATATATCAGAAGTCAACACTAACAAAAAGACACCGTACTGTACCTTGATCTCCTGAATCTGGCTGTCCAGTCCACCGATGTCAGCGTATGTCTCCTGTGGAGCCTTCTCCACCTTCATCACTGTCACCAGGGGGTCTGTGTCGTCCATCAGGACACCAATTACTGCATGCACCTTCACATGGGGGGTAAAAAGGCTACACAGTTAGTTTTTACAAACAACAATGGTGATATGTGCTGTAAAACCCCCATGCTATGGATGAGTTGGCCAGCTTCCTGTTCATATCATAGTTGATTATTATTACGGTGAAGGAAATACCAGCAGTGAGTGTACAGCAGCGATACAATATGGTCCACATCTGGCATAACTACATATCATTCCGATACGTTACTTTTTGACATATTGACCAGGCAGCAATACAGGATGCCAAGAGTATGCATTTGGCGTCTAAAACTGATGCCGCACCCTTGCGGCAACATGACTACACTGATGGTTAGGTTTAGGGCAGGCAACCACTTCAATAACATACGCGACTGGTATGCCATCAACATCCAAAATTGCTGTCTGGTCAAATGACATCGAAAAACCACTCTAAGAGTATGAAGCTACGCTGAGCATCACATCTCCACAAAACCACCTTAAAAAAACACCTAAAAGGTGCGTACAGGCCGACTGAGGACCGTGCTGGTGCCCATTTCCGCACATTATCTCAAACTGGCCGGCACAAGTCTGAGTGTTTCAGCACCGAAAAGTTGGTTCACGATGCCAACTGAAAAACGCtggttctttgtttttttctgcgaACCATGATgacaatgtggatgtcagcaggttcatccaggtaacacacagtcatgtgcggaaaatttcagagcccagtatgaacgtgagtggttcacaggtaagcactttagttctgaACGTAACTGCTGCGGGAATGACCACTTTCTCTGTGTTATCTCCCCCCACATTTTGCCATTACCTTGTGATTGAGAAGCACGGAGCAGCCAGGCTCCAACAGGTCCTTATCCACGAATGACAGAATGCTGACGTAATGTTCCGAGCCCACAGACGTGGAC
This is a stretch of genomic DNA from Engraulis encrasicolus isolate BLACKSEA-1 chromosome 19, IST_EnEncr_1.0, whole genome shotgun sequence. It encodes these proteins:
- the LOC134435035 gene encoding 26S proteasome regulatory subunit 4-like; the encoded protein is MGQNQSGGHGPGGGKKDDKEKKKKYEPPIPTRVGKKKKKTKGPDAASKLPLVTPHTQCRLKLLKQERIKDYLLMEEEFIRNQEQMKPLEEKQEEERSKVDDLRGTPMSVGNLEEIIDDNHAIVSTSVGSEHYVSILSFVDKDLLEPGCSVLLNHKVHAVIGVLMDDTDPLVTVMKVEKAPQETYADIGGLDSQIQEIKESVELPLTHPEYYEEMGIKPPKGVILYGPPGTGKTLLAKAVANQTSATFLRVVGSELIQKYLGDGPKLVRELFRVAEEHAPSIVFIDEIDAIGTKRYDSNSGGEREIQRTMLELLNQLDGFDSRGDVKVIMATNRIETLDPALIRPGRIDRKIEFPLPDEKTKRRIFQIHTSRMTVADDVTLDDLILAKDDLSGADIKAICTEAGLMALRERRMKVTNEDFKKSKENVLYKKQEGTPEGLYL
- the nrde2 gene encoding nuclear exosome regulator NRDE2 is translated as MSLFAAFRDASSEKESSSSKQLDWLSNQSFRSADALALHHIALEKAKEGEEGERRECSEKSYGRISGEESEGESGGSGSGRHKKRKKKEKKKKKKHKKHKRKGGGGERSGDSYDSDSETVYPSDLLRQQQEGAHRRQSPVEREVVEVETSRQGGGRFRWLDDVQSAADAFFFCLDRKADPANWQYKSLYRGDIARYKRKGSSSLGLNPRRQAVSWDEEPGQEGKKRPRPDRRPERYYSSQARQLLRTDPLPSQPPPPETTTTTTTSGNTTQVPGANFIQLPSEKPEGDGKTVAGTSWVNPLGVYDTGTALWLEGKGQEQQQQGQQGQQQVGEKKGVEGMEARLTARVEELNRRVREDPTDTQGWLEYIRFQDELALWGTSEPAEHQQHHRMSTRGVLEKKLAVADRALQSNPGCVELHLERLAVCGELWEPPALLKEWKKLVFLHPNSAPLWRRYLRFCQGNFGTFSAAKAGAAYGKCLSTLAACGDGTMLSHPALPGIEDDMLDIFLQQCHFLRQAGHSEKAVCLFQGLLDFTFFKPDTVKDLPTRQQVEFFEPFWDSGEPRVGEKGARGWKAWMTQQERGGWLVPNEQEEDDDEEDDNEEVKDKTLPKWRIWLDVESSREAKHWLPWRPDQSKGQSEEDCEDPERQVLFDDIGPSMIRLTRPDLQLRLLCGFLHFLGLPVTTSIFSTTTTSSSPSASPSPSHHYQGSSISLLLDDLSLLQDQWDPARPLTSISPSWNSSAVGGGVAHVGRTGVLGGEPWSKQAVGLGKDGEEFVQNVLQQIAPLVAAAEDRAVLHLSWLQYGKLKVLRCVQSGNKKRLRIQGKRSKRLAKRLLKEPENRGRLDLWREYAQLEWLQGNLEEARKVFDTALAMGVSRGLKDPALCHLGLLYGQLEAEEAWRSGEGGSAAGMAAASSAAVHILTKLAEEDTYAAFAGQVSTVAILKARKSYEQAVDICLAGLEAGRASKKGQRLAGLVGCYALFQYLTMGIDAANAVYRQARERLEQQASITQQNTVVDSASASARASANSISMVADCEALAVQHAALLRHHTSVSVFPLVHLREALTAALTRFPTSAPLWHLYVQAEARYHSAGRARRFFHSVMKGGRSVVPYLFAVWAEQGRKELIDSVQRSGNPTGALPTLPENGLSNRIRSLFEVATAKEVGSQCPLLWRMYLKFMASEGNMERAKGIFYKALQNVPWAKGLYMDAVLLFPDSVTEFLDLMTEKELRLRAPMEEVEILLED